A single window of Flagellimonas maritima DNA harbors:
- a CDS encoding endonuclease/exonuclease/phosphatase family protein: protein MFYWLYSKKKKFLLSFTALLLGYLVFGSFYGISKKDDSASESDLKIMTFNAWSFNKNEWIKEAGIGDSIVKFIADENPDILCIQEYNRERNEDFSQYPHKSVTTYSRRKTTQAIFSKFPIIENGSLSLPSTGNNIIYTDILYNSDTIRVYNLHLQSFKIVPSSDSFSEKESEKNYKRLVDTFSKQLEQAKIFEAHMSKSPYKNIVCGDFNNTQFSNVYRIVKGDLQDSFLEKGNGFGRSYSLFGFPLRIDYILSDPSFEVISHNNFNLKLSDHYPVAATLRYTSNQ, encoded by the coding sequence TTGTTTTACTGGCTATATAGCAAGAAAAAAAAGTTTCTATTATCCTTTACAGCTTTATTATTGGGGTATTTAGTTTTTGGTTCTTTCTACGGTATTTCCAAGAAAGATGATAGCGCCAGTGAATCTGATTTAAAAATCATGACCTTCAATGCATGGAGCTTTAACAAAAATGAGTGGATTAAAGAGGCTGGTATCGGTGATAGCATCGTAAAATTTATAGCAGATGAAAACCCGGATATACTATGTATCCAAGAATATAACAGAGAAAGAAACGAGGACTTTTCCCAGTATCCACATAAAAGTGTAACAACTTATTCCCGACGTAAAACTACACAGGCAATTTTTTCTAAATTTCCAATTATAGAAAATGGTTCACTTAGCCTACCCAGTACGGGAAATAATATTATTTATACTGATATTCTATATAACTCGGATACGATAAGAGTCTACAATCTACATTTGCAATCTTTCAAAATAGTTCCTTCATCAGATTCATTCTCCGAAAAAGAATCAGAAAAAAATTATAAAAGATTGGTGGATACGTTCTCAAAACAATTGGAACAGGCCAAGATTTTTGAAGCACATATGAGTAAAAGCCCTTATAAAAATATAGTTTGTGGTGATTTCAACAATACCCAATTCTCAAATGTCTATAGAATAGTAAAAGGTGATTTGCAGGATAGTTTTTTGGAAAAAGGCAACGGATTTGGACGTAGCTACAGCTTGTTCGGGTTTCCACTACGTATAGATTATATTCTTTCCGATCCTTCTTTTGAGGTTATCTCCCACAATAATTTTAATTTAAAATTATCTGACCATTATCCTGTAGCAGCTACTTTGCGCTATACATCAAATCAATAG
- a CDS encoding rhomboid family intramembrane serine protease — MANGNLQYNFARLNIAEKLIVLNVLVFVLGGLGIALLDISVVEWFQLPKDFLEFFGQPWSIITYSFFHAGFGHIFWNMLMLYFTGRIFLNLFDAQRFINVYFLGVIVGGTVFLLSYNIFPTLLNTNTALIGASAGVTAVLIFICAYIPNQEVRVIFFNVKLWYVGAFFVLVDLIQIPYGGNIGGRLAHLGGALLGYIYARQLLKGTDIGSGFTKFRDSIAMLFKSGNKKAPLKTVYKKNASKSKTGVDYDKEAHQRKIDMILDKISKSGYESLSKAEKDFLFKAGKED, encoded by the coding sequence ATGGCGAACGGAAATTTACAATATAACTTTGCCAGATTGAACATAGCGGAAAAGCTTATAGTGCTTAACGTATTGGTTTTTGTTCTTGGCGGTTTGGGTATTGCCCTTCTCGATATTTCGGTTGTTGAATGGTTCCAGTTACCTAAAGATTTTTTGGAGTTTTTTGGACAACCATGGTCGATTATCACGTATTCTTTTTTTCATGCTGGGTTCGGACATATTTTTTGGAATATGTTGATGCTCTATTTTACAGGTCGAATATTTTTAAATCTATTTGATGCTCAAAGATTTATAAACGTATATTTTTTGGGTGTTATCGTTGGCGGAACTGTTTTCTTGTTGAGCTATAATATTTTCCCAACATTACTGAATACCAATACGGCATTGATAGGAGCATCTGCGGGAGTAACGGCTGTGTTAATTTTTATCTGTGCCTATATACCCAATCAAGAGGTGCGTGTCATATTTTTTAATGTTAAACTTTGGTACGTAGGGGCATTTTTTGTTTTGGTGGATTTGATTCAAATTCCCTATGGTGGAAATATTGGGGGTAGGCTAGCACATTTGGGAGGAGCATTGCTCGGTTACATTTATGCAAGACAATTGTTGAAGGGAACTGACATTGGTTCTGGATTTACCAAGTTTAGGGATTCCATAGCAATGCTGTTTAAATCCGGGAATAAAAAAGCTCCATTGAAAACGGTGTACAAAAAAAATGCATCCAAGTCCAAAACTGGTGTTGACTATGATAAAGAAGCCCATCAACGCAAAATAGACATGATTTTGGACAAAATCAGCAAATCTGGGTACGAGAGCTTATCCAAAGCGGAAAAAGACTTTTTGTTCAAGGCGGGAAAAGAGGATTAA
- a CDS encoding rhomboid family intramembrane serine protease — translation MGRLTEAVKHLLIINVILFLATQVYGDQMYQWLSLWFPKNENFQWWQVISHMFMHGNFMHILFNMYALWAFGTPLEQAWGRNKFLFFYFSAGLGSAFLHTGMNYYYIQEGYDILSGYISSDVYYEMLNVDSQVGTQYSGEKFYNNASKFLLNNNINPSILNIDFQTIFDSHASLKTPAVGASGAIYGILVAFAFMYSEAKLMLIFLPVPIKAKYFVPLLLAVDLIFGIGNINTGIAHFAHIGGALIGFIMMWYWKKNQFNQNRWN, via the coding sequence ATGGGTAGATTGACCGAGGCAGTTAAACACTTGTTGATTATCAACGTTATTTTGTTTTTGGCCACTCAAGTTTATGGAGATCAGATGTACCAGTGGCTATCACTTTGGTTCCCCAAAAACGAGAATTTTCAATGGTGGCAGGTGATTAGCCATATGTTCATGCATGGCAACTTTATGCATATTCTTTTTAATATGTATGCGTTGTGGGCATTTGGAACACCATTGGAGCAAGCTTGGGGAAGAAACAAATTTCTGTTTTTTTATTTTTCAGCAGGACTTGGCTCTGCTTTTTTACATACTGGAATGAATTATTATTATATACAAGAAGGTTATGATATACTTAGCGGTTATATTTCTAGCGATGTTTATTATGAAATGTTGAATGTAGATAGTCAAGTTGGGACACAATACTCAGGTGAAAAATTTTATAACAATGCATCAAAGTTTTTATTAAATAACAATATAAATCCTAGTATATTAAATATTGATTTCCAAACAATTTTTGATTCACATGCAAGTTTAAAAACCCCTGCAGTTGGAGCTTCTGGTGCCATTTATGGAATTTTAGTGGCATTTGCCTTTATGTATTCAGAAGCAAAGTTAATGTTGATATTTCTTCCCGTACCCATTAAGGCCAAATATTTTGTGCCGCTTTTATTGGCTGTAGATTTGATTTTTGGTATTGGTAATATCAATACGGGGATTGCACATTTCGCTCATATAGGAGGTGCGCTCATAGGATTTATTATGATGTGGTATTGGAAAAAGAATCAGTTTAACCAAAACAGATGGAATTGA
- the mutL gene encoding DNA mismatch repair endonuclease MutL, translating into MADIIKLLPDHVANQIAAGEVVQRPASVVKELLENAIDANASLIKLIIKDGGKALIQVVDNGKGMSETDARLSFERHATSKISDAKDLFNLKTKGFRGEALASIAAIAHVDMQTKTEDSDVGTYLKIEGSQVVAQEPIATPTGTSIAVKNLFFNIPARRNFLKSNQVELRHITDEFHRVALVHPSIEFHFYNNGSEVFNLPQVNHRQRINHVFGSKMENRLVPVNEETEVVKISGFICKPEFAKKSRGEQFFFANNRFIKSPYLHHSVIAAFEGLIKSDVYPGYFLYLDVDPSCIDINIHPTKTEVKFDDENTMYAILRSTIKHSLGQFNIAPVLDFEHDPNLDTPYAYKGRGVVLPKVTVDAAFNPFAKTGEQSVKSHTYQKVSAKGWENLYKDLDTGASTDNFSSVEIESDVLLQGTFYSEEDVEEHTSTTFQLRRKYIVSTIKSGMLVINQNRAHERILFEKFLTEITVKEGISQQLLFPLELSFSKQELVTLNELKDSLGNIGFAFENLEQETVKVTGVPLILSESRIGTVLDRLIADYREGYSESTISQAEVLARALSKNLAVKTGELLNQESQLALVNDLFGCKEPSLSPFQKMTYTIISERDIEKKLS; encoded by the coding sequence ATGGCAGATATCATTAAACTTTTGCCAGACCATGTTGCCAATCAAATAGCAGCAGGGGAAGTTGTTCAACGACCAGCTTCAGTGGTTAAGGAACTTTTGGAAAATGCCATTGATGCCAATGCATCCTTGATAAAGTTAATAATAAAAGATGGTGGCAAGGCTTTGATTCAGGTAGTTGACAATGGTAAGGGAATGAGCGAGACCGATGCCAGATTATCCTTTGAACGGCATGCTACATCCAAAATATCAGATGCAAAAGATTTATTCAATTTAAAAACGAAAGGTTTTAGGGGCGAGGCTTTAGCATCTATTGCAGCAATAGCGCATGTAGACATGCAGACCAAAACAGAAGACTCTGATGTTGGTACGTATTTAAAAATTGAAGGGAGTCAGGTCGTTGCCCAAGAACCTATAGCTACGCCGACAGGAACGTCGATCGCTGTTAAGAATCTCTTTTTTAATATTCCCGCACGTCGTAATTTTCTCAAATCGAATCAAGTTGAGTTGCGTCACATTACAGATGAATTTCATAGGGTCGCTTTAGTACACCCAAGCATCGAATTTCATTTTTATAATAATGGTTCAGAAGTTTTTAATCTTCCGCAAGTAAATCATAGGCAAAGAATCAATCATGTTTTTGGAAGCAAGATGGAAAATCGTTTAGTGCCGGTGAACGAAGAGACGGAAGTAGTAAAGATATCTGGGTTCATTTGCAAGCCTGAGTTTGCCAAAAAGAGTAGGGGAGAACAATTTTTCTTCGCCAACAATAGATTCATCAAAAGTCCATATCTGCATCATTCCGTAATCGCAGCTTTTGAGGGACTTATAAAATCTGATGTATATCCAGGTTATTTTTTGTATTTGGATGTTGACCCATCATGTATAGATATCAATATTCACCCTACGAAAACCGAGGTCAAGTTTGATGATGAAAACACGATGTATGCTATATTGCGTTCAACTATAAAACATAGTTTGGGCCAATTTAACATAGCGCCCGTATTGGATTTTGAGCACGATCCAAATTTGGATACACCCTATGCCTATAAAGGAAGGGGTGTTGTACTCCCAAAAGTTACCGTCGATGCTGCTTTTAACCCATTTGCAAAAACTGGAGAACAAAGTGTTAAATCACATACCTATCAAAAAGTGAGTGCAAAAGGCTGGGAAAATCTTTACAAAGATTTGGATACCGGTGCAAGTACGGATAATTTTAGCAGCGTTGAAATTGAGTCTGATGTCTTGTTGCAAGGAACCTTTTATTCAGAGGAAGATGTTGAAGAACATACAAGTACTACATTTCAACTTCGTCGTAAATACATTGTTAGCACTATCAAATCCGGGATGTTGGTCATCAATCAAAATAGGGCACACGAACGTATATTGTTTGAAAAATTTTTAACGGAGATTACGGTAAAAGAGGGGATAAGTCAACAACTATTATTTCCTTTGGAACTCTCTTTTTCAAAACAGGAACTGGTTACATTGAACGAATTGAAAGATAGTCTGGGAAACATTGGTTTTGCCTTTGAGAATTTGGAACAGGAAACTGTAAAGGTGACAGGTGTCCCTTTGATTTTATCTGAAAGTAGAATTGGCACGGTATTAGATCGTCTGATAGCTGATTATAGGGAAGGATATTCGGAAAGTACAATTTCCCAAGCAGAGGTATTGGCAAGGGCACTTTCTAAAAACCTAGCTGTAAAAACAGGAGAATTATTGAACCAAGAATCACAACTGGCTTTGGTAAATGATTTATTCGGGTGTAAGGAGCCCAGTCTAAGTCCTTTTCAAAAAATGACGTACACTATTATTTCCGAAAGGGATATTGAAAAAAAATTAAGTTAG
- a CDS encoding riboflavin synthase subunit beta codes for MRNFLKLRKNRSYNYSPRYYKGENSPFKIEHKLDKYRSTAHTQRGLKNKFSSAVDDLKNEGDKNVKLRFLIIVAILILLFLFIIDFDLSIFLNP; via the coding sequence ATGCGAAATTTTCTAAAACTTAGAAAAAATAGAAGTTACAATTATTCACCACGCTACTATAAAGGTGAAAACAGTCCTTTTAAAATAGAACATAAACTAGATAAATACAGAAGTACGGCACATACCCAAAGAGGACTTAAAAACAAGTTTTCCTCCGCAGTGGATGATTTGAAAAACGAAGGCGATAAGAACGTAAAGTTAAGATTCCTGATTATCGTAGCCATTTTGATACTGCTATTCCTATTCATCATAGATTTTGATTTATCAATATTCCTCAATCCCTAA
- the ribH gene encoding 6,7-dimethyl-8-ribityllumazine synthase, giving the protein MATENKNLSAYDKSSIPNAATLRFGIVVSEWNETITEGLYNGTFEALVDCGALTENIIRWNVPGSYELTFGCKKMLATQNVDAVIAIGSVIRGETSHFDFVCSATAQGIKDLNVKYDTPVIFCVLTDNNLQQALDRSGGKHGNKGTEAAIAAIKMAVLGT; this is encoded by the coding sequence ATGGCTACAGAGAACAAAAATCTTTCGGCTTACGATAAATCATCAATCCCAAACGCTGCAACGCTTCGATTTGGGATTGTTGTTTCTGAATGGAACGAAACCATTACAGAAGGCTTGTACAATGGCACTTTTGAAGCACTTGTTGATTGTGGTGCACTGACGGAAAATATTATCCGTTGGAATGTTCCCGGTAGCTACGAGCTCACCTTTGGATGCAAGAAAATGCTAGCCACCCAAAATGTGGATGCTGTTATAGCCATAGGTAGCGTAATCCGTGGAGAGACCAGTCATTTTGATTTTGTTTGCAGTGCTACTGCACAAGGGATAAAAGATTTGAACGTTAAGTATGATACTCCCGTTATTTTCTGTGTCCTAACAGATAACAACTTACAACAAGCTTTGGACCGCAGCGGTGGAAAACATGGCAACAAAGGTACCGAAGCTGCTATCGCTGCAATTAAAATGGCAGTTTTGGGGACGTAA
- a CDS encoding tetratricopeptide repeat protein: MATYKKRGFKPKNKVEEAQLDEQNSTTAEVFSSLDEGASKTEAWVQKNQNYILGVIGAIAIGVLGYLGYNEFIQKPKEASAANELYYPQQYFDQALTSETEKDSLFSLALNGAEGKYGFLDIIEEYKGTKAANLAKYSAGMTYLNMQQYGEAITHLEDFSSDDAILGAMAKGGIGDAFSQLNQQEDALDYYEKAIAHNANDFTTPRFLYKAGIIAMDLGQKEKALGFFERIKNEFSNSQEANNIDVLIGLAKT, translated from the coding sequence ATGGCAACATACAAAAAGCGAGGCTTTAAGCCAAAAAATAAGGTTGAGGAAGCCCAGTTGGACGAACAAAACAGTACCACTGCAGAAGTTTTTAGTTCGTTGGATGAAGGAGCCTCCAAAACTGAAGCCTGGGTACAGAAAAACCAGAACTACATATTAGGCGTAATTGGAGCTATTGCGATAGGTGTTCTTGGCTATTTAGGGTATAATGAATTCATTCAAAAACCTAAAGAAGCATCGGCTGCCAACGAACTTTATTATCCACAGCAATATTTTGATCAGGCTTTGACCAGCGAAACCGAAAAAGATTCTCTGTTTTCACTGGCTTTGAACGGTGCTGAAGGAAAATATGGTTTTTTGGACATTATTGAAGAATACAAAGGAACAAAAGCGGCAAACCTGGCAAAATACTCAGCAGGAATGACGTATCTTAATATGCAGCAATACGGAGAAGCAATCACACATCTTGAAGATTTTTCCTCTGATGACGCTATTTTGGGCGCAATGGCTAAAGGAGGTATTGGAGATGCATTTTCCCAATTGAATCAACAAGAGGATGCCTTGGATTATTATGAAAAAGCTATAGCACACAATGCCAATGACTTTACAACGCCAAGGTTTTTATACAAGGCAGGTATCATTGCAATGGATTTAGGCCAAAAAGAAAAGGCTTTAGGTTTCTTTGAACGAATTAAGAACGAGTTTTCCAATTCACAGGAAGCGAACAATATAGACGTACTCATAGGTTTGGCCAAAACTTAA
- the recF gene encoding DNA replication/repair protein RecF (All proteins in this family for which functions are known are DNA-binding proteins that assist the filamentation of RecA onto DNA for the initiation of recombination or recombinational repair.) produces MFLKHLSLVNYKNFSSKNLEFDPIINCLVGDNGVGKTNILDAIYHLSFGKSYFNPVATQNIKHETDFFVIEGEFEKNGRAEKIICSFKKGLKKIIKRNDKAYEKFSEHIGFLPLVIISPSDRNLIIEGSDTRRKFMDGVISQSDKAYLQTLIKYNKVLMQRNSLLKYFAVNHTFDNDTLTIYNEQLQGFGTEIHQKRMEFISAFVPIFKEQYAHISEKEEQIMLSYESQLSEKKLSELLESSITKDRALQYTSMGIHKDDLNFTIDGHPIKKFGSQGQQKTFLIALKLAQFHFIKEQAKTTPILLLDDIFDKLDENRVSQIVALVNNDNFGQIFISDTHAERTENVVKNIRQTYKIFTL; encoded by the coding sequence ATGTTTTTAAAGCACTTATCTTTAGTTAATTATAAAAATTTCTCTTCCAAGAATCTGGAATTTGACCCCATAATCAATTGTTTGGTTGGTGATAATGGTGTTGGCAAAACCAATATCTTGGATGCAATCTATCATCTTTCTTTCGGAAAAAGTTATTTTAACCCCGTTGCAACGCAAAACATTAAGCACGAAACCGATTTTTTTGTCATTGAAGGGGAGTTTGAAAAGAATGGCCGTGCCGAAAAAATCATTTGCAGTTTTAAAAAAGGATTGAAAAAGATTATCAAAAGAAATGATAAGGCCTATGAAAAATTTTCTGAGCATATCGGTTTTTTACCACTGGTTATCATTTCCCCTTCGGATAGAAATTTGATTATTGAAGGAAGTGACACACGCAGGAAGTTTATGGATGGTGTCATTTCCCAATCGGACAAGGCATATTTGCAAACACTCATTAAGTATAACAAAGTACTGATGCAGCGGAATTCGCTACTAAAATATTTTGCCGTAAACCATACGTTTGACAATGATACCTTAACTATTTATAACGAACAATTACAGGGTTTTGGAACTGAAATACACCAAAAAAGAATGGAATTCATTTCCGCTTTCGTTCCAATCTTTAAAGAGCAATATGCACATATTTCTGAGAAAGAAGAACAGATAATGCTTTCCTACGAAAGTCAACTTTCTGAGAAAAAACTATCTGAGCTTTTGGAGAGCTCAATAACTAAGGACAGGGCATTGCAATATACAAGTATGGGCATCCATAAAGATGATTTAAATTTTACCATTGATGGACATCCCATCAAAAAATTTGGAAGCCAGGGACAACAAAAAACATTTTTAATCGCTTTAAAGTTGGCGCAGTTCCATTTCATCAAAGAGCAAGCGAAAACTACACCAATACTTCTTTTGGATGATATTTTTGACAAATTGGATGAAAACAGAGTTTCCCAAATCGTAGCCTTGGTCAATAATGACAATTTCGGACAGATATTTATCAGCGACACCCACGCAGAGCGAACAGAAAATGTAGTTAAAAATATCCGCCAGACCTATAAAATATTTACCTTGTAG
- a CDS encoding DUF721 domain-containing protein, producing the protein MAKRHNSHLNLSDALGEFIKENKLQKGMDKVDAKDAWVKLMGNGVNNYTTGVELKNETLFVSLSSSVLREELSLGKTKIIAMLNEELGKNLVKKLVLR; encoded by the coding sequence ATGGCAAAACGGCATAATTCACATCTTAATCTAAGCGATGCCCTGGGGGAGTTTATCAAAGAAAACAAGCTCCAAAAAGGTATGGATAAAGTGGATGCTAAAGATGCTTGGGTCAAACTGATGGGCAATGGGGTCAACAATTATACCACTGGTGTCGAACTCAAGAACGAAACCTTGTTCGTATCTCTTTCATCTTCGGTACTTAGGGAGGAACTAAGCTTGGGGAAAACAAAAATTATTGCCATGCTCAATGAAGAATTGGGTAAAAATTTGGTAAAGAAACTGGTTTTAAGGTAA
- a CDS encoding nucleoside-diphosphate kinase: protein MTGNRTFTMIKPDAVENGYIGAILEKITAAGFKIVAMKYTQLSRRDAQEFYEIHKERPFFGELVEFMTRGPIVAAILEKDNAVEDFRALIGATNPEEAAEGTIRKLYASSIGENAVHGSDSDDNAKIEGSFHFSGREIF, encoded by the coding sequence ATGACTGGAAATAGAACATTTACCATGATAAAACCAGATGCCGTTGAGAACGGATATATTGGTGCTATTTTGGAAAAAATAACAGCTGCGGGTTTTAAAATCGTTGCTATGAAATACACACAATTAAGTAGAAGGGACGCCCAAGAATTTTACGAAATACATAAAGAGCGACCTTTCTTTGGCGAATTGGTAGAATTCATGACCAGAGGACCCATAGTAGCTGCTATATTGGAAAAAGACAACGCAGTTGAGGATTTCAGGGCTTTAATAGGTGCTACCAACCCTGAAGAGGCTGCAGAAGGCACAATTCGTAAATTGTATGCGTCAAGTATTGGGGAAAATGCCGTTCACGGTTCAGATAGTGATGACAACGCAAAAATTGAAGGTTCTTTCCATTTTTCCGGAAGGGAAATATTTTAG
- a CDS encoding alkaline phosphatase D family protein, with translation MRNVFFLSFIIVSFFACKSKQNIPYPAKPESKESNAVFTIAFGSCNKQNETNPFWDDILHQNPDVWIWGGDNIYADTKDMDELKSMYAQQTENEGYKKLTEAIPVIGTWDDHDYGLNDAGREFSMKKESQQQFLDFMQVPKNSERRNQEGVYASHIYETDKGQIKIFVLDTRYFRSPLEADPDPDRRYKLNTDADDTILGKKQWNWLQEELKSSSADFNLIVTSIQFLSGQHGFESWSNFPKEVEKLNSLITESGAKGVIILSGDRHISEFSKTTLKGMEYPLIDFTSSGLTHFYASYKGEPNKFRVGDVTKVQSFGVIELDLENKKATLKIMGEDNSIFQELKQTY, from the coding sequence ATGAGAAATGTTTTTTTTCTATCTTTTATTATTGTTTCATTTTTTGCCTGTAAATCCAAGCAAAATATTCCCTATCCTGCCAAGCCTGAATCAAAGGAATCAAATGCTGTTTTTACTATTGCATTTGGCTCTTGCAATAAACAAAATGAAACAAATCCTTTTTGGGATGACATCTTGCACCAAAATCCAGATGTATGGATTTGGGGAGGCGATAATATTTATGCGGATACGAAGGATATGGACGAACTGAAATCCATGTATGCACAACAAACTGAAAATGAAGGATATAAAAAGCTAACGGAGGCGATTCCCGTAATAGGTACTTGGGATGATCATGACTATGGTTTAAACGATGCTGGAAGGGAGTTCAGTATGAAAAAGGAGAGCCAACAACAGTTTTTGGATTTTATGCAGGTTCCCAAAAATAGCGAACGAAGAAACCAAGAAGGCGTATATGCTTCGCACATTTATGAAACCGATAAAGGTCAGATTAAGATTTTTGTTCTAGACACAAGATATTTTAGGAGCCCTTTAGAAGCGGACCCCGACCCTGACCGCCGCTATAAACTAAATACCGATGCTGATGATACGATTCTTGGCAAAAAACAATGGAACTGGCTCCAAGAAGAATTGAAAAGTTCCAGTGCCGATTTTAACCTCATCGTTACAAGTATCCAATTCTTATCTGGACAGCATGGTTTTGAAAGCTGGAGCAATTTTCCAAAAGAAGTTGAAAAACTCAACTCATTGATTACAGAATCAGGTGCCAAAGGGGTCATAATCTTATCCGGTGATCGTCATATTTCAGAATTTTCAAAAACTACGCTGAAGGGCATGGAATACCCATTAATAGATTTTACCAGTAGTGGACTTACGCATTTCTATGCCAGTTATAAGGGGGAACCCAATAAATTTCGGGTAGGTGATGTAACCAAGGTGCAAAGTTTTGGTGTTATAGAACTGGATTTGGAAAACAAAAAGGCGACTTTAAAGATCATGGGGGAGGACAATAGTATTTTTCAAGAACTAAAACAAACCTATTGA
- a CDS encoding DHH family phosphoesterase, translated as MNLEDIKTVKSILSQPQNIVIIPHKNPDGDAIGSCLALQAFLTKMGQKPTVISPNDFPKFLKWMPGNDAILNFEKENFQSHKLLKEATLIFTLDFNDLSRIGQLEPILKEKECTFIMIDHHQQPSEYATVTYSDVSMSSTCEMVYNFIDFLEELDKIDEAIATNIYTGIMTDTGSFKYRSTSSRTHRVVADLIDRGANNMEIHQQVYDTVSSSRLHLLGVALSNMIILPEYRTAYITLSQEELDLHEFKKGDTEGFVNYGLTLEGIIFAVIFIENKEEGIIKISFRSIGDFSVNEFARKHFNGGGHDNAAGGRSEVTMEETIQNFNIILKTYKSQLNP; from the coding sequence ATGAATTTAGAGGACATAAAGACGGTCAAGTCTATTCTTTCCCAACCCCAAAACATCGTAATCATACCTCATAAAAATCCTGATGGCGACGCTATCGGCTCATGTTTGGCATTACAAGCTTTTCTTACTAAAATGGGGCAAAAACCCACTGTTATTTCTCCCAACGATTTTCCAAAGTTCTTAAAGTGGATGCCTGGGAACGATGCAATTTTAAATTTTGAGAAAGAGAACTTTCAATCCCATAAATTATTGAAAGAAGCGACATTAATCTTTACGCTGGATTTCAATGATCTTTCTCGAATAGGCCAATTGGAACCCATCCTGAAGGAGAAAGAATGTACATTCATAATGATCGACCATCACCAACAGCCCAGTGAATATGCTACCGTTACCTATTCTGACGTGAGCATGAGCTCCACTTGTGAAATGGTATATAATTTTATCGATTTTTTGGAAGAACTTGATAAAATTGATGAAGCCATAGCTACGAACATCTATACAGGAATTATGACGGATACAGGTTCTTTTAAGTATAGGTCGACTTCCAGTAGAACTCACCGCGTAGTTGCAGATTTGATAGATAGAGGTGCCAACAACATGGAAATCCATCAACAGGTCTACGATACCGTCTCATCATCTCGGTTACATTTACTTGGAGTCGCTCTTAGCAACATGATAATCCTACCAGAATATAGAACTGCTTACATTACACTATCCCAAGAAGAATTGGACCTTCATGAATTTAAAAAAGGGGATACCGAAGGATTCGTAAATTATGGATTGACTTTGGAAGGAATTATTTTTGCTGTTATTTTTATCGAAAATAAGGAAGAGGGTATCATAAAAATCTCATTCAGGTCAATAGGTGATTTTTCCGTGAATGAATTTGCAAGAAAACATTTCAATGGAGGGGGTCATGACAATGCCGCTGGTGGCAGAAGTGAAGTTACTATGGAGGAAACAATACAAAACTTCAATATTATATTGAAAACATATAAAAGTCAATTGAACCCATGA
- the gldI gene encoding gliding motility-associated peptidyl-prolyl isomerase GldI, with protein sequence MRIVVFFLIAILYISCGGPEPRRPVKIKSGSFFKESVERNKALLAVEEKLIQEIIQKDSANTYLASPSGFSYFFEINNDTATYYPRTNDQILFSYNLVTLDNDTIYSMQDLGPISYVIDKEQLFSGLQNAVKLLKINERATFLFPSLQAYGYHGDGDKIGPRTPLKSTIELHTILINQDSLNLKSELQ encoded by the coding sequence ATGAGAATAGTGGTTTTCTTCTTAATCGCGATTTTATACATAAGCTGTGGGGGGCCAGAACCACGTAGACCTGTAAAAATAAAATCCGGAAGCTTTTTTAAGGAATCAGTAGAGCGGAACAAAGCGCTGCTGGCGGTAGAAGAAAAACTGATACAGGAAATTATCCAGAAAGATTCTGCCAACACCTATTTGGCAAGTCCTAGTGGGTTTTCATATTTTTTTGAAATCAATAATGATACGGCCACTTATTATCCAAGAACAAATGACCAAATATTGTTTTCCTACAATCTTGTTACCTTAGACAACGACACTATATATTCTATGCAGGATTTGGGTCCTATTTCCTACGTAATCGACAAGGAACAATTGTTCTCGGGGCTTCAGAATGCGGTCAAATTGCTTAAAATAAACGAGAGGGCCACATTCTTGTTTCCTTCATTACAAGCATATGGTTATCATGGGGACGGAGATAAGATAGGTCCTAGGACTCCTTTAAAATCTACTATAGAATTACATACAATACTTATAAATCAAGACAGTTTAAATTTAAAATCTGAATTACAATGA